The Herminiimonas arsenitoxidans genome window below encodes:
- a CDS encoding MlaD family protein produces MQEQPDSSIPPPPKTQLPGLAPSNLEFKAAILLIFLIVLICSSAAYLMYARGAFEATQELVLLADDSEGVSVGMDLTFSGFPVGRVSRIELGKDGKARMIVAVAKKDAHWLRTSSVFTMERAIVGSTRIRAYTGVPTDPPLEAGAERTLLVGDVSAEIPILVSSAKQLIENINNLTSADSALNASLTNLQGMTAKLNGPNGALGALFGNEKDAQKMVATLDRANAVLAKVDGLLLKTDNQVFGKDGNSQATIVQLNAMLGEARASLKKVDAVLNDAQVISGNAKSATNDLGSLRAEVDRSLRKVEQLVNEINRKWPFARDTELTLP; encoded by the coding sequence ATGCAAGAACAACCAGACTCATCCATTCCGCCACCGCCAAAAACGCAGCTGCCCGGCCTCGCGCCCAGCAATCTGGAGTTCAAGGCAGCCATCCTGCTCATCTTCCTGATTGTGTTGATTTGCAGCTCAGCGGCTTACTTGATGTATGCCAGAGGCGCATTCGAAGCCACGCAAGAACTGGTGCTGCTGGCGGACGATTCTGAAGGCGTGTCGGTGGGCATGGACCTGACGTTTTCCGGCTTCCCTGTAGGACGTGTCAGCCGTATTGAATTAGGTAAAGATGGCAAGGCACGCATGATAGTCGCTGTCGCCAAGAAAGACGCGCACTGGTTACGTACATCCAGCGTCTTTACGATGGAGCGCGCCATCGTCGGCAGCACACGCATACGTGCTTACACCGGCGTTCCAACCGATCCACCGCTGGAAGCCGGAGCCGAACGCACCTTGCTGGTCGGCGATGTTTCGGCGGAAATCCCGATCCTGGTTTCCTCTGCCAAGCAATTGATTGAAAACATCAACAATCTCACTTCAGCCGACTCGGCACTCAATGCCAGCCTGACGAATTTGCAAGGCATGACAGCAAAACTCAACGGCCCTAACGGTGCCTTGGGCGCACTGTTCGGCAACGAAAAAGATGCTCAAAAAATGGTGGCGACGCTGGATCGCGCCAACGCTGTCTTGGCCAAGGTCGATGGCTTGCTGCTCAAGACCGACAATCAGGTATTCGGCAAAGACGGCAACAGCCAGGCCACCATCGTCCAGCTCAATGCCATGTTGGGTGAAGCCAGAGCCAGCTTGAAAAAGGTCGATGCAGTATTAAACGACGCGCAAGTCATCAGCGGCAACGCCAAATCGGCAACCAACGACCTCGGCTCGCTGCGCGCAGAAGTTGATCGCAGCTTGCGCAAGGTTGAACAACTGGTCAACGAGATCAATCGCAAATGGCCATTTGCACGCGACACGGAGTTGACCCTGCCATGA
- a CDS encoding MlaE family ABC transporter permease, which translates to MTAKVSLPDTLLQMGGATLRWLLGGWRIVLFGVVVLSLALSPTTYKRENRHAIAYQIVLGTTANLIWFSVLSALASVILIRIVVVTALSYGLSKYALEMVVRVLVLELIPLSAALFIALRRTLPDGVELAEMRARGDLHALQRQGIDPIRREFFPRAVAGIFSVWMLAAVSCVLTLILAYLSVYGFTQWALAGYTRVVGQIFNPAVSMIFMLKTLFFSLAVSLIPMASSLYDTSQTSLHSRSKAANELAAMVRLFFVILLIEIASLMGNYY; encoded by the coding sequence ATGACTGCAAAAGTATCCCTTCCAGATACACTGCTACAGATGGGCGGTGCCACCTTGCGCTGGCTGCTGGGTGGCTGGCGCATAGTACTGTTTGGCGTCGTAGTGCTGTCTCTGGCCTTGTCCCCCACCACGTACAAACGTGAGAATCGTCATGCCATCGCCTATCAAATCGTATTGGGCACCACGGCAAATCTGATCTGGTTTTCCGTCTTGTCTGCGCTGGCCAGCGTCATCCTGATACGCATCGTAGTCGTTACCGCACTGAGTTATGGCCTGTCAAAATATGCGTTGGAGATGGTCGTCCGCGTATTAGTGCTGGAACTCATTCCACTGTCAGCGGCCTTGTTTATCGCACTGCGACGCACATTGCCGGATGGCGTAGAGCTGGCAGAAATGCGCGCACGCGGCGATTTGCACGCGTTGCAACGTCAAGGTATCGATCCGATACGCAGAGAATTCTTCCCCCGTGCCGTAGCAGGCATATTTTCCGTCTGGATGCTGGCAGCAGTAAGCTGCGTGCTGACCTTGATCCTGGCTTATCTTTCCGTTTATGGCTTCACGCAATGGGCACTGGCCGGTTATACGCGCGTCGTTGGCCAGATTTTCAATCCTGCGGTGTCGATGATTTTCATGCTCAAGACCTTGTTCTTCAGTCTGGCCGTGTCCTTGATCCCGATGGCTTCCTCGCTTTACGATACATCCCAAACATCGCTACACAGCCGTTCGAAGGCGGCCAATGAGCTGGCTGCCATGGTTCGCCTGTTCTTCGTCATTTTGCTGATTGAGATTGCTTCCCTGATGGGCAATTATTATTAA
- a CDS encoding fused MFS/spermidine synthase produces MTSLQDRSTLELLYFTALPMNFFTPDRLEKIKALVHGDKPFIFDDGDIRTLHFDERVVQSAMRLSAPDELVIPYTQAMTGFLLFNPAPIHILVIGLGGGSLVKYCYRHLPSARMTVLESNADVIALRDKFMIPADDERLQVLHKDAALYLKEMAADSVDVILLDGFDANGASTELCSFTFLQDCQRVLHNQGALVMNMADDGDTITSMLTQGQILFGGRHIWWLKTKDGNSHIAVAVKTGEDNSNDALLREQAVSMCEKFALDLVYPKSIE; encoded by the coding sequence TTGACTTCATTGCAGGATCGCTCCACACTGGAGCTCTTGTACTTTACCGCATTGCCTATGAACTTCTTTACGCCGGATCGCCTGGAAAAAATCAAGGCGCTTGTCCATGGAGATAAGCCTTTCATCTTCGACGATGGCGATATCCGCACTTTGCATTTTGATGAACGTGTCGTGCAAAGCGCCATGCGACTATCGGCTCCGGATGAATTGGTGATTCCCTATACGCAAGCGATGACGGGATTTTTACTATTCAATCCTGCTCCTATACATATTCTGGTTATCGGTTTGGGTGGTGGCTCATTGGTCAAATATTGCTACCGACATTTACCATCGGCACGGATGACTGTGCTGGAGTCGAACGCAGATGTGATTGCCTTGCGTGACAAGTTCATGATTCCAGCAGACGACGAGCGCTTGCAAGTACTGCACAAGGATGCGGCTTTGTATTTGAAGGAGATGGCGGCAGATTCAGTCGATGTGATTTTGCTGGATGGCTTTGATGCAAATGGCGCATCGACAGAATTATGTTCTTTCACCTTTCTTCAAGATTGCCAACGCGTTCTGCACAATCAAGGTGCGTTGGTGATGAATATGGCTGATGACGGTGACACGATCACGTCCATGTTGACGCAAGGGCAGATATTGTTTGGTGGTCGTCATATATGGTGGCTTAAGACCAAGGACGGTAACAGTCATATCGCAGTAGCCGTCAAAACAGGTGAAGATAATTCTAATGATGCACTGTTGCGAGAGCAGGCTGTAAGCATGTGCGAGAAATTTGCACTTGATCTGGTTTATCCAAAAAGTATCGAATAA